From a region of the Candidatus Poribacteria bacterium genome:
- a CDS encoding DUF4252 domain-containing protein, which yields MNRFTLTALLIVCCLFTVGYALTNGVAKAETIRGKIAMDLPDASAPKMVINLDKTFFNLLINFGVASIPKSDGDPPTNMTAYTEYADMLKGAAVRAYDKETEDLNQIVDRYQGILADEKWEHIVKVTDKFNLSLLYAEEPGILHGIFVTIIDDESWSFVNIYGEINFQKLGALFGRVMASSSEEGMSKTIRDLVNSINPEGSDEAPKLETETNDPSNKEENQ from the coding sequence ATGAACAGATTCACCCTTACAGCCCTTTTAATAGTTTGCTGCCTCTTCACGGTAGGGTACGCCCTGACTAACGGTGTGGCAAAAGCAGAGACCATCCGCGGCAAAATAGCAATGGACCTACCAGATGCCTCTGCCCCTAAAATGGTAATTAATCTGGATAAAACATTCTTCAACCTACTTATCAATTTCGGCGTTGCGAGCATTCCAAAATCTGATGGAGATCCACCCACCAACATGACAGCATATACGGAGTATGCCGACATGCTAAAAGGTGCGGCTGTCCGGGCTTACGATAAAGAGACGGAAGATCTCAACCAGATAGTAGACCGCTATCAAGGTATACTTGCAGACGAAAAGTGGGAACATATTGTCAAAGTCACGGACAAATTTAATCTCAGTCTACTCTATGCGGAAGAACCGGGGATACTGCACGGTATTTTTGTCACGATTATCGACGACGAGAGTTGGAGTTTTGTGAATATCTACGGGGAGATCAACTTTCAGAAACTCGGTGCTCTATTTGGACGCGTTATGGCATCGAGTTCGGAAGAGGGGATGTCAAAGACGATTCGTGATTTGGTAAACTCTATCAACCCGGAAGGATCAGACGAAGCACCGAAATTAGAAACAGAAACAAATGACCCCTCAAATAAGGAGGAGAACCAATGA